In the genome of Xanthobacteraceae bacterium, one region contains:
- a CDS encoding sensor histidine kinase, translated as MKANVEQPVSMPEEKPAKRAGFFNRIRRFLNYQGFSSLRRRIVLLNLAGLATLVAGILYLSEYRAGLVDARINSLLAQGEIIAISIASTAPAEINTAPIDPERLLELQAGETYGPADDPNALEFPLNPERISHLLRRLISPINTHARLYDRDGSLLLDSRNLNISGEILRFDLPAAQEQPRVNAIRRAWRRARLWFRSGGLPLYKDIGAANGKEYPEVARALNGFTGESAVRVNQRGEVIVSVAIPVQRFRNVLGVLMLYTQSGEIDSAVEAERLVIVRVFLIAAAVMIVLSFLLAGTIAGPMRRLAEAAERVRRRTRSRVEIPDMGGRADEIGHLSGALRDMTDSLYNRIEAIESFAADVAHELKNPLTSLRSAIETLPLAKNEESRQRLLAVIQHDIKRLDRLISDISDASRLDADLQRHEAMPVDVRKMLTAITTLTNEVPRDDGVTVALAFEPENISAEKLTIPGNDSRLGQVITNLVENARSFSPQNGTVKITARALKGEVEITVEDEGPGIRPDALTRIFERFYTDRPEHSFGKNSGLGLSISRQIVEAHGGRIWAENRLAPPARPGEAPHIAGARFVIRLPASA; from the coding sequence ATGAAGGCGAACGTCGAGCAGCCCGTCTCCATGCCGGAAGAAAAACCGGCGAAGCGCGCCGGTTTCTTCAACCGCATTCGCCGCTTTCTGAATTATCAGGGCTTCTCCAGCCTGCGGCGGCGCATCGTACTGCTCAATCTCGCCGGGCTGGCGACACTGGTCGCAGGGATTCTCTATCTCTCGGAATACCGCGCGGGCCTCGTCGATGCGCGCATCAACAGCCTGCTCGCGCAGGGCGAAATCATCGCGATCTCGATTGCGAGTACCGCGCCCGCCGAGATCAATACCGCGCCGATCGACCCAGAGCGTCTGCTCGAATTGCAGGCGGGCGAAACCTACGGCCCAGCCGACGATCCGAACGCGCTCGAATTCCCGCTGAACCCGGAGCGCATCTCGCACCTGCTCCGCCGCCTGATCTCGCCGATCAACACCCATGCGCGGCTGTACGACCGCGACGGTTCGCTGCTGCTCGACTCGCGTAACCTCAATATCTCCGGCGAGATCCTGCGCTTCGACTTGCCCGCGGCACAGGAGCAGCCGCGCGTGAACGCAATCCGCCGCGCATGGCGGCGCGCGCGCCTGTGGTTCCGCTCCGGCGGCCTGCCGCTCTACAAGGACATCGGCGCCGCGAACGGCAAGGAATATCCGGAAGTAGCGCGGGCACTGAACGGTTTCACCGGCGAGAGCGCGGTGCGCGTCAACCAGCGCGGCGAAGTGATCGTGTCGGTCGCGATCCCCGTGCAGCGATTCAGAAACGTGCTCGGCGTGCTGATGCTCTACACGCAGAGCGGCGAAATCGACAGCGCGGTGGAAGCCGAACGCCTCGTCATCGTGCGCGTGTTCCTGATCGCGGCCGCGGTCATGATCGTGCTCTCCTTCCTGCTCGCCGGCACCATCGCTGGCCCGATGCGGCGGCTCGCGGAAGCGGCCGAGCGCGTGCGCCGGCGCACCCGCTCGCGCGTCGAAATTCCCGACATGGGGGGACGCGCCGACGAAATCGGCCATCTGTCCGGCGCGCTGCGCGACATGACGGACTCTCTCTATAATCGCATCGAGGCAATCGAGAGCTTTGCAGCCGACGTCGCGCACGAACTCAAGAACCCGCTCACCTCGCTGCGCTCCGCCATCGAAACGCTGCCGCTCGCAAAGAACGAAGAATCGCGCCAGCGGCTGCTGGCCGTCATCCAGCACGACATCAAGCGGCTCGACCGGCTGATCAGCGATATTTCCGACGCTTCGCGGCTCGACGCCGACCTGCAACGCCACGAAGCGATGCCGGTGGATGTCCGCAAGATGCTGACCGCGATCACAACGCTCACCAACGAAGTGCCGCGCGACGACGGCGTGACCGTCGCGCTCGCCTTCGAGCCGGAAAATATCTCCGCCGAAAAGTTGACCATCCCCGGCAACGACTCGCGGCTCGGCCAGGTCATCACCAACCTCGTCGAGAACGCGCGCTCGTTTTCGCCGCAGAACGGCACGGTGAAAATCACCGCGCGCGCGCTGAAAGGCGAAGTCGAAATCACGGTCGAGGACGAAGGCCCCGGCATCCGGCCCGACGCACTCACGCGCATCTTCGAGCGCTTCTATACCGACCGTCCCGAACACAGCTTCGGCAAGAACTCCGGCCTCGGTCTCTCCATCTCGCGCCAGATCGTCGAGGCGCATGGCGGGCGCATCTGGGCGGAGAACCGGCTTGCGCCTCCTGCGAGGCCCGGCGAAGCGCCGCACATTGCAGGCGCGCGCTTCGTAATTCGCCTGCCCGCGTCGGCATGA